The window GACCAGGAGCCCTGGAGTCCCGAATTCAATGGAGGAATCAAGGTCAGCAATCTTCAGACCGGGGTCTATTCAGGGCCGCTCGGCAGCGAGTATGGCCAGCACCGTTTCTCCGGCAGCTGCCGCGTCCGCGAAGAACAGGCTGAGGAGAGGTTGTTTACGCCTCATTACGGTTATGTGGAGCTTCGGGCGAAGGGGCTATATCATCCCAATAATTTATGCGCCCTTTGGATGATCGGATTCGAGGACCGTCCGGAGCGGTCGGCTGAGATCTGCGTGTTTGAGCAGAAGGGCTGGAATGGCGGAGACACGGAGAAGTCGGTCATCGGATTCGGCCTGCATCCTTTTGGGGATCCGGCCATCGAAGAGGAGTTCTTCGAGCGGGAGTTCCCTATTGACGCCAGCCGGTTTCACATTTATGCGGTAGACTGGACAGCGGAGGGCGTCCGTTTCTACATTGATAATGAGCTTATACATCACTCGAAGCAGTCGCCGGACTATCCCATGCAGCTGATGCTGAACATTTATGAAATTCCGCGGCCGGAGAGCAGGGACAAGCCAGCTCCCGTCTACCCGAGCGAGTTCCGGGTCGATTATGTCCGGTTCTATCAAAGGGATTAGTAAGCTTGGCGAGCCTGCTACTCATGGATCTCCACAATTTCCGTATTGACGAATTCCGGTACTGCCTGACCGTTTGCTATCGAGAGCAGTGTGCTGATAATGGCTTCCCCCCAGTGCTGTTCATTCTGGGAAATGATTCGGGTGATCTGCCCATTTTTCTGCGATTCCTTTACAGCAGGAGTCAGGCCGAATGCAATGTTGTATCGCTTCAGGCCTTTGGCCTTCCAAACTAGAATAGAGCTGGAGCTGGAAACGAAATCGAGGTTAATCAATGCACTGAAATGCGGGTGGGCGCTGATCATTTGCTCCAGCTGCCGCATCGCGCCTTCTTCACTGCCATCGTTGTTGCGGATATCCAGTACATCTATTTCTGACTGCTCCTTCAAATAGTCCTGGAGCCCCGCGAGCCGCTGGCTGAGCCCGAACATATGAGGCATGCCGGATTCGACAAGAACCATCCCTTTGCCGTTTAGAAGTCTATTAACCGCCTGCCCTATAATAGCTCCAGTCTCGTAATTGTCGGCACCAATAAAGGCAACCCGCCTGCTGTCGGGAGAATCGGACTCGAAGCAGACAACAGGGATGCCCTTGGAAACGGCCTTGTTAATAACCGGAATTAAGGCCTGGGAATCGACAGGATCTATGGCAATTCCGTCGACTTCCTGTTTGATCATCATCTCCATGATCCGGATCTGCTGTTCCAGATTGGCTTCATCCGGGGCTTGAACCAGCAATTTGATGTTGTGGCCTGTGGCGGCTGCTTCCGAATTTTCCGTAATGGTCTCATAGGTTGGATTCACCATCGGGTAGATAATGCCAAAGATAAGGGGCGGTTTGTCAAATTCGGCAGGAGGAGAAGGCATACTGTCCATCAATTCCTGCCTGTCGTTTCTGGTGCTATTGCCTTCGCATCCGCTTATGAGAAGCAGAAATGCCAGCAGCGGCAGCAAGAAACGCCTTGCATGTCCTGAGCCTGATCTCATAAATTGCTCCCACCTTCCCTGGTCCGTCTGCCCTGGTCCTCTGCAAAGCCATGCTTCCGGTATTCTGTAGGGGTCAAGCCGGTGACTTTCTTAAACAGGTTGGAGAAATAATGCTGATCGTTGTAGCCTACCTGATAAGCGATTTCAAACGTTTTGGAGCGGGTCGTTTTTAGCAGCTCTTTTGCTTTGCTGATCCGGGTAAAAGTTAAATACTCCGTCATCGTCTGCCCGGTTTCCTGGCTGAAAATCTTACTGAGGTGGCTGGAGCTGACGCCAATTTGTCTGGAGATTTCGAAGAGGGAGAGCTGCTCATCATCATAGTGCTGACGGATGTGCAGCTTTACTTTGTCAATCAGCTCTCCATATTTATCCGAACCTTCCAGCCGCCATTTCCATAATTGCTCCAGCAGTGTAAGCAGGTAATCCTGGCACTCCTCGAAACTTGCGATGCTGCGGATCTGCTGCTGCAGATCTCTCATTAAATCCTCCGTATTTCCGCCCGTCTGAAAGCTTCTCTTGGCCGTGAGAACCAATTCAAGCGTAAGATCGTTGATTAAATAATAGGCGTACATGGATTCCCAGTTTATGCTGCTCATCTCTGCGGTGAACTGCCTGATAAAGTCGGGTGCTTCTCTTGAAGAGCCGAGCTTTAGGAAATCCACCAGCCGGTTCCGGTCCAGGAGCACTCTGTTTGTTAAAGAATCGAAGGAAGACTCCCACAGAGCAGCTTTGTTTTGCTTAGAGATCTTCTTCCAGGTTTTCTCTTCCTCAGCCTCCAGATAGGAAATATGGATTCCCTGCAGCCGATCCTGAACATTACCAAGAGAGAGGGACAGATCACAGTTTAATGCAGCCTTTAGCTTCATTTGCAGGCTTTCTGTAAAGGTCTTCATCTTGCTGGAAAGTTCTTCTCTCAGGCTTCCCTTCAGAATCACTACAGTTTCTGTACGGCTTCGTTTATACATGAAAATATCCTGAAGCTCACCCAGCCGTTCGTCTATCAGTTGTTGGGCAGACCGGTATGCTTCATGGCTGATTTCTGTGTCCTGCGGATCGGAAGGGGACAATGATAAAATGGCAACCGCATAATAGGGAGTGGTAAGCTGCAGTTCCAGCTGATCTGCCGCCTCAATGGCGGCTGCGGTGCCGATGAGCCCGCCGCACAGATCGGCAAACAGCTTTTCAGGAGTGTAGGCATATCGTCTTTTCAGGCGCTGTTCTTCATCAATTCTGACACTTACCGTATGTAACAGCTGGATAAGATCCGCAGAGCTGAACGGCTTCAGGCAATAATCCTCCACACCGAGCCGCAGCGCGGTCTGTGCATACTGGAAATCGTTGTGTCCGCTTAGGATGATAATTTTGATCTGCGGGAGCCGCTGGCGGACGACAGAACTAAGCTCAAGCCCGTCCATAAAGGGCATTTTGATATCGGTAATCAGAATATCAGGAAGCTGCTGTTCAATCAGCGGCAGGGCCAATTCGCCGTCAGGTGCGTCTCCGCAATAAATGAAACCCTCCTTCTCCCAATCGATACACTCCCGTATACTTTCACGAATCAGAATTTCATCATCGACCAGCATTACCTTCTTCATGTCAAGCCCCCTTGTTCTTGGGTATGCGGACGGAGATTGTTGTCCATTCCCCGGCAGTGCTGTCCAGCTGGAGTCCATATTCTTCTCCGAAATAAAGGCGCAGACGCTGATGCACATTCAGCAGCCCGAAACCGCCTTCCGTAAGATCGCTTTCTTCTACCTGGGCAGGCTGATTCAATTGACTCCTTAGAAGCGCCAGCCGCTCGGCGGAGATGCCGATGCCGTTATCCGTGACGGTGAGTACGACCGATGAATGGCCTTCCGCATAACCGCTGACCGTAATCAGTCCTTTGCCGCGTTTATTCTTGATTCCATGATAGATTGCATTCTCAATCAGCGGCTGCAGTGTCATATTGAGAATCGGATACTCCTCAAGCTCTGGTTCCACCTGAATCTGATACTCGAGAATATCCCGGTACCGCATCTGCTGGATCGTCAGATAGCTCTGGGCATGGGCCAGTTCTGTACGGATCATAACCCAATCCCGTCCTTTATTCAGACTGAGCCGGAAAAACTGGGATAGCGCTTTTACCAAATGGATGACACTATCATTCTTGTTCGCTTCAGCCAACCAGACGATGGAATCCAGTGTATTGTACAGAAAATGGGGATTAATTTGCGCCTGAAGCGTACGCAGCTCCGCCTTTTGCAGCAGTTTCTGCTCCCTGATGCTTTGCTCCAGCAGCCCCTTGATTTTTTCAACCATGATATTAAAGCTTTGACCCAGATCAGCAATTTCATCATTGCCCGAAGGTTTGACTTTAGCCTCCAGATAGCCGCTTGCGGTCAGTCTCATTTTATGCTGAAGAAGCTGGATAGGCTGGGTGAGCTTGCGGGTCAAAAAGAAATGAATGATGATGACGAATACTATGCTGAGCACCACACTGACAATGATCAGCTGCCGGATCCGGTTAGCCTCAGAGACCACTTCTTGAAGCGGTGCAAGACCCACTACCTTCCAGCCTGTAGTGAGCGAAGGGGTGTAGACAACAAACCATGGCTGTCCCTTCGTATTTAATACAAAGCTGTTGCGGCTGGACCATTCTGGAGCGGCAAAGTTTGTTGAGGTCAGAATATTCAAATCCTGCCTGCCGGCTGACGGCACATAGATCGGATTATTCTCCTGGTCAAGGATGCAGAAGAACCCTGTCTTGCCGATACTGACGTTTTCGCCAAATTCCTTAAAGAAGGAATCATCTAAATCAATAATAATGAAGCCAATGACTTCATGGGTAATCCGCTGCTTCACAGCCGCAATTATAGAAATAACGCCCTGGTCCGGGTAAGTAAAGCCGTCCACGCGGTCAAATCCGGATGTCATGGCGGGAGGGACCCTAAGCACAGCATCCGGATACTGGGTGAGGATCTGGAAATGCGGATTGCGCAGCGGATTGATATTGGACTGGAAGACTCCCTTTCGTTCACTGATGCCTTTGCCATAGAGATTAATAAAGCTGATATTCATAACATCTTCATATTTGTAGGTGTCCCTATAAAGTGTAAAAGTCTGCAAAATCTCCTTGGCCTCCTGATAGGTTTCCGACTGCGAGAACAGGAAGTGGATGACCTGCGGGTTCTTGCTCAATTCCAGCAGCCGCTCTGTGTCTGTAAACAGATTATCGATATTTCGTCCGAGCGTATCTGCCTGCAGCATGCTTGCCGCTTTACTGTGGCTGGAGATCGAAGCGTAGGATTTCTGGTAGGCGACAAGTCCAACCGCAATCAGCGGAATGGTGGTCAGTATGATGAACAAGACCAGCAATTTTGCCCTCAAGCTGGAGGAGATCAAACGTATCATCCTCATCGGTAATATCCCCTCAGTGTAAGATTCACATGGTTTCAAACCTTAGTGTATAACAAATACCGCCCTCTTGGGAGTAGTAAAGAAAGCGCATCCAAAATCTACACGTTCCAAACAAAAATATACACCAAATTTAATATGAATCCATAAAAACATAAAAAAAGAAAACAAATGGCAAAGCGAACCTGTATCTTGCAATTTTGAAAGCGGTTTATACTGGGGCCAACACCAAATGATGGTGAATGACAAAGGGGAGGAAATCAATTACATGAAGAGATTCGGGAAAATGGGAGCGGTGCTTGCGCTTACCTTATCTATGGTAATGCTCGGAGCGTGCGGCAATAACAATGGAGGAAATCAGGCGGATACAGGTAATCAGGCAACAAAAGCTCCAGCGGCAAATACCGGCAGTACGAAGGAAGCCAAAGATATCAC of the Paenibacillus pedocola genome contains:
- a CDS encoding glycoside hydrolase family 16 protein — translated: MSGYDFPRNETKKPGYKLVYEDDFDSGDLDRSKWLPFYLPQWSSRAKTQANYRFEDSQLILQITEDQEPWSPEFNGGIKVSNLQTGVYSGPLGSEYGQHRFSGSCRVREEQAEERLFTPHYGYVELRAKGLYHPNNLCALWMIGFEDRPERSAEICVFEQKGWNGGDTEKSVIGFGLHPFGDPAIEEEFFEREFPIDASRFHIYAVDWTAEGVRFYIDNELIHHSKQSPDYPMQLMLNIYEIPRPESRDKPAPVYPSEFRVDYVRFYQRD
- a CDS encoding sugar ABC transporter substrate-binding protein; translated protein: MRSGSGHARRFLLPLLAFLLLISGCEGNSTRNDRQELMDSMPSPPAEFDKPPLIFGIIYPMVNPTYETITENSEAAATGHNIKLLVQAPDEANLEQQIRIMEMMIKQEVDGIAIDPVDSQALIPVINKAVSKGIPVVCFESDSPDSRRVAFIGADNYETGAIIGQAVNRLLNGKGMVLVESGMPHMFGLSQRLAGLQDYLKEQSEIDVLDIRNNDGSEEGAMRQLEQMISAHPHFSALINLDFVSSSSSILVWKAKGLKRYNIAFGLTPAVKESQKNGQITRIISQNEQHWGEAIISTLLSIANGQAVPEFVNTEIVEIHE
- a CDS encoding response regulator; protein product: MKKVMLVDDEILIRESIRECIDWEKEGFIYCGDAPDGELALPLIEQQLPDILITDIKMPFMDGLELSSVVRQRLPQIKIIILSGHNDFQYAQTALRLGVEDYCLKPFSSADLIQLLHTVSVRIDEEQRLKRRYAYTPEKLFADLCGGLIGTAAAIEAADQLELQLTTPYYAVAILSLSPSDPQDTEISHEAYRSAQQLIDERLGELQDIFMYKRSRTETVVILKGSLREELSSKMKTFTESLQMKLKAALNCDLSLSLGNVQDRLQGIHISYLEAEEEKTWKKISKQNKAALWESSFDSLTNRVLLDRNRLVDFLKLGSSREAPDFIRQFTAEMSSINWESMYAYYLINDLTLELVLTAKRSFQTGGNTEDLMRDLQQQIRSIASFEECQDYLLTLLEQLWKWRLEGSDKYGELIDKVKLHIRQHYDDEQLSLFEISRQIGVSSSHLSKIFSQETGQTMTEYLTFTRISKAKELLKTTRSKTFEIAYQVGYNDQHYFSNLFKKVTGLTPTEYRKHGFAEDQGRRTREGGSNL
- a CDS encoding cache domain-containing sensor histidine kinase: MRMIRLISSSLRAKLLVLFIILTTIPLIAVGLVAYQKSYASISSHSKAASMLQADTLGRNIDNLFTDTERLLELSKNPQVIHFLFSQSETYQEAKEILQTFTLYRDTYKYEDVMNISFINLYGKGISERKGVFQSNINPLRNPHFQILTQYPDAVLRVPPAMTSGFDRVDGFTYPDQGVISIIAAVKQRITHEVIGFIIIDLDDSFFKEFGENVSIGKTGFFCILDQENNPIYVPSAGRQDLNILTSTNFAAPEWSSRNSFVLNTKGQPWFVVYTPSLTTGWKVVGLAPLQEVVSEANRIRQLIIVSVVLSIVFVIIIHFFLTRKLTQPIQLLQHKMRLTASGYLEAKVKPSGNDEIADLGQSFNIMVEKIKGLLEQSIREQKLLQKAELRTLQAQINPHFLYNTLDSIVWLAEANKNDSVIHLVKALSQFFRLSLNKGRDWVMIRTELAHAQSYLTIQQMRYRDILEYQIQVEPELEEYPILNMTLQPLIENAIYHGIKNKRGKGLITVSGYAEGHSSVVLTVTDNGIGISAERLALLRSQLNQPAQVEESDLTEGGFGLLNVHQRLRLYFGEEYGLQLDSTAGEWTTISVRIPKNKGA